A stretch of the Dioscorea cayenensis subsp. rotundata cultivar TDr96_F1 chromosome 4, TDr96_F1_v2_PseudoChromosome.rev07_lg8_w22 25.fasta, whole genome shotgun sequence genome encodes the following:
- the LOC120259146 gene encoding mediator of RNA polymerase II transcription subunit 17, whose amino-acid sequence MKIDLDKLPLKRLDAIDESGNEQFPQETGHEEKRLDMIRRIDFSSIIDKKDTKKQKTSKDSSLAAPAAPAVWPWQGLVENLRLAHEELSIILDLINTVEANDAVAVAGMQRPKQLPNENVSDVAVSAATKLQRLRQVGRYFKQSSKALEQQVAREARFYGSLIRLQQNWKVKRHRLAVTGPGNEGFTIDLLESSLLDLTASARPSPLSTVRIDHDSAGILAVQLPQKSCRSLCLRFLGAHPNYIPRSFGKFPMRGSGEHFSCGGRKEGLTAEDVNECVKNAHGILREIHRSIFEEQVFDMVNHESYNSAPGVNVTGMREDFLQLRIGQEAYVCLCLIASGKEDSSQATDSSSQTQNGEDGILHSDSLDMMVLDAKHDTRNLLGFPSPVSLEIYLQDMFHRNVVTKVKDRRSFPPRHQLYSQHSGDGNGLLGHFCMTVSHRIFSNKVLSELECLVSRVPYLHLLSRPTWHSRTSSWLLSLKVPHSILHSGEQTKSLDSSDLKSRSQFFTKVVVNDDRISVSGEGSSSIIGSFRSKSADTCSVNCYSCDLEDLSMILLQQVAGQVIRWLHEEALVVGMKVSRDFLCLYFDLDQGETLGLVAHVDPHDVSGCISWWVVLDDDSMAEGKLAAGNDEFENKRFLGHLSLEGLYSTLMDLVNLCCSGGSH is encoded by the exons ATGAAGATCGATCTAGACAAGCTCCCTCTGAAGCGCTTGGACGCCATTGATGAATCCGGCAACGAGCAATTCCCCCA GGAGACGGGGCATGAGGAGAAGCGCCTGGATATGATCAGGCGCATTGATTTCTCTTCAATAATCGATAAGAAAGACACCAAGAAGCAGAAAAcctccaaagactcctccttGGCTGCGCCGGCAGCGCCGGCAGTTTGGCCGTGGCAGGGATTGGTGGAGAATCTCCGCCTCGCTCACGAGGAGCTCTCCATTATCCTTGATCTCATCAACACC GTTGAGGCAAATGATGCTGTGGCTGTGGCGGGGATGCAGAGACCCAAGCAGTTGCCAAACGAAAATGTTTCAGACGTTGCAGTCTCTGCGGCGACTAAACTACAAAGACTCCGG CAAGTAGGAAGATATTTTAAGCAATCTTCCAAAGCGTTGGAGCAGCAAGTTGCAAGAGAGGCCAGATTTTATGGTTCGTTGATCAG ACTCCAGCAGAATTGGAAAGTAAAACGCCATCGCCTTGCAGTGACTGGTCCAGGCAACGAGGGGTTTACCATTGACCTGCTAGAGAGTTCATTGCTAGATTTGACAGCTTCTGCTCGGCCTTCTCCTCTATCCACTGTACGCATAGATCATGATTCTGCTGGGATTCTGGCCGTGCAATTGCCTCAAAAGTCATGTCGCAGTCTATGCTTAAGATTTCTTGGAGCACATCCAAATTACATACCAAGAAGCTTTGGGAAATTTCCTATGCGTGGTTCAGGTGAGCATTTTTCTTGTGGAGGCCGGAAAGAAGGTTTGACTGCTGAAGATGTCAATGAATGTGTCAAGAATGCACATGGCATACTACGTGAGATTCATCGCTCCATTTTTGAAGAGCAG GTCTTTGATATGGTTAACCATGAGAGCTACAATTCAGCACCAGGAGTGAATGTGACTGGGATGAGGGAAGATTTTCTACAGTTGCGCATTGGTCAAGAAGCTTATGTTTGTCTGTGCCTTATTGCTTCTGGGAAAGAAGACAGTAGTCAGGCAACTGACTCCAGCAGCCAGACTCAAAATGGGGAAGATGGGATTTTACATTCTGATTCATTAGATATGATGGTCTTAGATGCAAAGCATGATACCAGAAATTTGCTGGGATTTCCAAGTCCAGTCAGTTTAGAAATTTACTTGCAAGATATGTTTCATCGAAATGTTGTTACTAAAGTTAAGGATAGGCGCTCTTTTCCTCCTCGGCATCAATTGTACAGTCAGCACTCTGGTGATGGAAATGGTCTCCTGGGTCATTTCTGTATGACTGTTTCTCATAGAATCTTCTCAAACAAAGTGCTATCAGAACTTGAATGCCTG GTGAGCAGGGTTCCATACCTTCATTTATTATCCCGCCCTACTTGGCATTCAAGGACGTCTTCATGGTTGCTCTCTTTGAAGGTTCCTCATTCGATTCTTCATTCTGGGGAACAGACCAAGTCCTTAGATTCTTCTGACTTGAAGAGTAGGTCACAATTCTTCACAAAGGTCGTGGTGAATGATGACCGGATTAGTGTCAGTGGAGAAGGTTCATCTAGTATCATCGGTTCATTCAGAAGCAAGTCTGCTGATACTTGTTCAGTGAACTGTTATAGCTGTGACCTGGAAGACCTCTCAATGATCCTTCTGCAGCAG GTTGCTGGCCAAGTTATTCGTTGGCTCCACGAGGAAGCTCTAGTAGTTGGAATGAAGGTGAGCAGAGATTTCTTGTGCTTATATTTTGATCTCGATCAAGGTGAGACACTCGGTCTGGTGGCACATGTTGATCCTCATGATGTTTCGGGATGCATTTCATGGTGGGTTGTTCTTGATGATGACTCAATGGCTGAGGGAAAACTCGCAGCAGGCAATGATGAATTCGAAAATAAACGATTTCTGGGGCATTTGTCTTTAGAAGGATTGTATTCCACTTTGATGGATCTAGTAAACTTGTGCTGCAGCGGTGGCAGCCATTGA